The Phycisphaerae bacterium genomic sequence CCGGCGAGTGGGTGACGACGCGCCTGGAGGCGGTGTCGAACCTGATCCGCCGGTACGGAGTCAATTGGTGCCGCAAGTACTCCCTCTGGCCTTTGCCCTTCGCGACGGCATGCTGCGGAATCGAACTGATGGCGACGGGGGCGAGCCGCTATGACGTGGCGAGGTTCGGAGCAGAGGTCATGCGATTCAGCCCCCGCCAGTCGGATCTGCTCATCTGTGCCGGCCGTGTCGCGATCAAAATGATGCCCGTCTTGCAGCGAATTTACGCCCAGATGTGCGAGCCCAAATGGGTCATCAGCATGGGAGCATGCGCAAGCACCGGAGGCGTCTTCGATACGTACGCCGTCGTCCAGGGCATCGATCACTTTATGCCCGTCGATGTCTATGTGCCCGGCTGCCCCCCGCGTCCCGAGACCCTGATCGAAGGGATTATGGCGATTCAGCGGATCGTCGATCGCGAGGGAATTCGTAACAGCCAGGATCGACAAGGCGGCTATCGGATGACAGTCTCCGCATCCGGGAAAGATCAGCCCCGCGGCGATCGCTCTCGACAGGCAGGAGAATGACCGATGGCCATTCGATCGGTGATTTCCGCGTTACAGGAACAGTTTCCCGGCGTGGATTTCCGTCCGGGCCCGCTTCTGCCCGGACGATCAAACGAGCTCCGGCAGATCTGCCTTCACCTTCCTTCCGACCGGCTGATCGAGATCATGACGTTTCTCCGTGAGAACGAGATGACGCGATTCGAGCAGCTTTCCGATCTCACCTGCGTAGACTACCTTCGGTACCCCGGCGCCGCAAATCGGTTCGCGGTCGTTTACTCTTTGCTTTCGATATCGCTTGGGCATCGTCTGTGGATCAAATGCCTGGTTGACGATCCCGCTCCAACGTTGCCGAGCGTTACGGGCATCTGGCCGGGAGCCGACTGGCTTGAGCGGGAGGTGTATGACCTGTTCGGAATCAGCTTCACCGGACATCCCGACCTGCGACGTCTCATGACCTGGGAAGGCTTTACGGCTCACCCGCTTCGCAAGGATTATCCGCTTCGAGGGCAGGGAGAGCGTCAGAATTACGAGGTCTTTCCACGAGACGTCAGTTGATCTGCACTGTCGTCCCTTCCGAAAGGCGGATGATTGAAATGGCGGTATCGTGCAGGCCGGATCGGCGCATTCGGCTTACATATGTGATCACGGATCTGGCGATTGGGGGGGTCCCCCTTCACCTGTACCGGCTCGCAACCCGGCTGCCTCGTAATCGCTTTCACATCCATGTCGTCTCCCTGGCTGATGCCGGCCCGGTCGGCGAAATGCTCGCATCTGCCGGAATCCCCGTGTCGTCTTGCGGGGCCCGCACAAGCCGGGACCTGAAGGCCCTCGGTCGCCTTTGGAGGATTCTCAAAGCCACACGACCGCAAGTACTGCACGCCCTGCTCTTTCACGCCAATATCGCCTGCCGGCTGATAGGGCCGCTGGCCGCCGTGCCGATCAACAGGATCCTGTGTGAGATCCAGACAGCGGAGGTTGAGCGGCCTTGGCATCTTGTGCTGGATAATCTCACCTGTCGGTTATGCCGCTTCGAAGTCGGCAACTCGCCGTCCGTCGTAGCCCACCTGCGTCGGAAGGCCCACCTGCCGGCCTCACGACTGTTGTGCCAGTGGGGCGCCGTAGATGTCGCGGCCATCGACGCCGCCAAGCCGGCTGACAGAGCAATGTTCGGCTTGTCGGCTGATAAGCCCTTGGTCATCTGGACCGGCCGTTTTGATCCCATCAAAGGTTTCGAGGAAATGCTGTCGGCTTTTGCGCGCCTGCGTCAAACACTGCCGGCAACCTTACTGCTGGTGGGTGACGGGCCGTACCGCCCGACAGTTGAACGACTGATTGCCGAGCAAGGCCTTGACCAGTGTGTGAAGCTGGCAGGATCTCGTCCTGACGTGCCCTCACTGTTGAAGATCGCGGATGCATTTGTCTTCTGTTCCCGGACCGAGGGATTGCCCAATTCGCTCCTCGAGGCAATGGCGGCCGGGTTGCCGGTCGTGGCTACCGATGTTCCCGGGTGTCGCGATGTCGTCATCGACGGAAAAACAGGCTTTCTGGCCCGGGCCGGATCTGTCGTCGACATCGAGAAAAGGCTCGCTCGCGTTCTCACTGATCATCGCCTGTCGGCCGACCTGGGGACTCAGGCACGTGACTGGGTTCGTACCCACGTGGATGCTCGAAAATGGTCCGAGCGGTGGCAATCGATTTACTCCTATATCGCTCAGAATGATAGTATCACTGTACGAGCCGATTGCCTGAGCAGACACGGCTAGCGGATGGATTTTCCGTCTTGCCGTTTGGCGCTGACGTCATTTGGAGTTATACTTGAGTTATACTTGACTGCAGGTATCGTCAAATGACGCCGATCATTTCGGAACCTGTTCGCAGGTGATGCGCAGGATGTAACGCTCTCTAAGACAGGGGGTCGTCATGTCCCAGATCTCAGATGCCAAGCCGCTGACCGAAAAACCGATTACCGTTGTTGTTGTCGATGATCATGGTATTGTCCGTGATGGCGTGAGTGGCATGCTCTCGCGCGAAAAAGACATTCGCGTCGTGGGCATGGCTGAGAATGCGGATGAGGCCATCTCCAAAGTCGTCGAGACCAGGCCCGACGTGGTCCTCATGGACATCGATATGCCGGGCGTGAGCTGTTTCGATGCCGTGCAGATCATTCGTTCGCGCGTGCCAAACACCAAGGTCATTCTGGTGACCGCGCACGAGCACGACGAGTACATCGAGCAGGCCCTTCGCGTAAAGGCGAATGGTTACTTGATCAAGACCCAGAGCATGGCCGCCCTGGCCGACGCCATC encodes the following:
- a CDS encoding response regulator transcription factor gives rise to the protein MSQISDAKPLTEKPITVVVVDDHGIVRDGVSGMLSREKDIRVVGMAENADEAISKVVETRPDVVLMDIDMPGVSCFDAVQIIRSRVPNTKVILVTAHEHDEYIEQALRVKANGYLIKTQSMAALADAIRDVANGKIHFSPEVMDRLVVKGGKIELENPPKTRRSMLSPRERELLRILAKGVSLKEAASILGISYKTADKQKASLMAKLDIHNRVELSRFAIREGMIEP
- a CDS encoding glycosyltransferase → MAVSCRPDRRIRLTYVITDLAIGGVPLHLYRLATRLPRNRFHIHVVSLADAGPVGEMLASAGIPVSSCGARTSRDLKALGRLWRILKATRPQVLHALLFHANIACRLIGPLAAVPINRILCEIQTAEVERPWHLVLDNLTCRLCRFEVGNSPSVVAHLRRKAHLPASRLLCQWGAVDVAAIDAAKPADRAMFGLSADKPLVIWTGRFDPIKGFEEMLSAFARLRQTLPATLLLVGDGPYRPTVERLIAEQGLDQCVKLAGSRPDVPSLLKIADAFVFCSRTEGLPNSLLEAMAAGLPVVATDVPGCRDVVIDGKTGFLARAGSVVDIEKRLARVLTDHRLSADLGTQARDWVRTHVDARKWSERWQSIYSYIAQNDSITVRADCLSRHG
- a CDS encoding NADH-quinone oxidoreductase subunit C yields the protein MAIRSVISALQEQFPGVDFRPGPLLPGRSNELRQICLHLPSDRLIEIMTFLRENEMTRFEQLSDLTCVDYLRYPGAANRFAVVYSLLSISLGHRLWIKCLVDDPAPTLPSVTGIWPGADWLEREVYDLFGISFTGHPDLRRLMTWEGFTAHPLRKDYPLRGQGERQNYEVFPRDVS
- the nuoB gene encoding NADH-quinone oxidoreductase subunit NuoB; this translates as MNARAAARRSVEALVSGEWVTTRLEAVSNLIRRYGVNWCRKYSLWPLPFATACCGIELMATGASRYDVARFGAEVMRFSPRQSDLLICAGRVAIKMMPVLQRIYAQMCEPKWVISMGACASTGGVFDTYAVVQGIDHFMPVDVYVPGCPPRPETLIEGIMAIQRIVDREGIRNSQDRQGGYRMTVSASGKDQPRGDRSRQAGE